A DNA window from Bos javanicus breed banteng chromosome 10, ARS-OSU_banteng_1.0, whole genome shotgun sequence contains the following coding sequences:
- the TPPP2 gene encoding tubulin polymerization-promoting protein family member 2 isoform X1 has translation MASEAERTFQRFAVFGESSSSGTEMNNKNFSKLCKDCGIMDGKTVTSTDVDIVFSKVNSWISVLLTRAKNARTITFQQFQEAMKELGQKRFKGKSPDEALENIYKLMEGKDPATTGVTKATTVGGVSRLTDTSKYTGTHKERFDESGKGKGIAGREDVTDNSGYVSGYKGAGTYDKKGSN, from the exons ATGGCATCAGAAGCAGAAAGAACGTTCCAGCGGTTTGCTGTCTTTGGAGAATCGTCAAGCAGTGGCACTGAAATGAACAACAAGAACTTCTCCAAGCTGTGCAAAGACTGTGGCATCATGGATGGCAAGACGGTCACCTCCACTGACGTGGACATCGTTTTCAGCAAAGTCAA TTCCTGGATTTCTGTCTTACTGACCAGGGCCAAGAATGCCCGAACCATCACATTCCAACAGTTCCAGGAAGCAATGAAGGAACTGGGCCAGAAGCGATTCAAGGGTAAAAGCCCGGATGAAGCCCTGGAGAACATTTATAAGCTCATGGAGGGCAAGGACCCAGCTACCACTGGTGTTACT AAAGCGACAACAGTGGGCGGGGTGAGCCGGCTGACGGACACCAGCAAGTACACCGGTACCCACAAGGAGCGCTTTGACGAGAGTGGCAAGGGGAAAGGCATCGCGGGACGGGAAGACGTGACTGACAACTCAGGCTACGTGAGTGGCTACAAGGGTGCTGGCACGTATGATAAGAAGGGcagcaactag
- the RNASE13 gene encoding probable inactive ribonuclease-like protein 13: MAPLVAQLLFLQVVLGTALLENIKTQLAIKNFRTLHVDYPKVTYAQGFQGYCNGLMSYVRGRQESWYCPRIHYVLHAPWTVIWKFCKYSESFCENYNEYCTLTKDSIPLTICSLYPRQPPTSCRYNSTLTNQRLYLLCSEKHDGEPIDIIGLY; encoded by the coding sequence ATGGCACCACTTGTGGCCCAGCTCCTCTTCCTCCAGGTTGTTCTAGGGACAGCTTTGCTTGAAAACATCAAGACTCAGCTTGCCATCAAGAACTTCCGTACCTTACACGTTGACTATCCCAAGGTTACCTACGCCCAAGGTTTCCAAGGTTACTGCAATGGTCTGATGTCCTATGTTCGGGGCAGGCAAGAAAGCTGGTATTGCCCAAGGATCCATTATGTCTTACATGCCCCTTGGACAGTCATCTGGAAGTTCTGCAAATACAGTGAGAGCTTCTGTGAGAATTACAATGAATACTGCACGCTCACCAAGGACTCCATCCCGCTCACAATTTGCTCCCTGTACCCCAGACAGCCGCCAACCAGCTGCCGTTACAACAGCACCCTGACCAACCAAAGGCTGTATCTGCTCTGCTCTGAAAAGCATGATGGTGAACCCATAGATATCATTGGCCTCTACTAG
- the TPPP2 gene encoding tubulin polymerization-promoting protein family member 2 isoform X2 has translation MASEAERTFQRFAVFGESSSSGTEMNNKNFSKLCKDCGIMDGKTVTSTDVDIVFSKVKAKNARTITFQQFQEAMKELGQKRFKGKSPDEALENIYKLMEGKDPATTGVTKATTVGGVSRLTDTSKYTGTHKERFDESGKGKGIAGREDVTDNSGYVSGYKGAGTYDKKGSN, from the exons ATGGCATCAGAAGCAGAAAGAACGTTCCAGCGGTTTGCTGTCTTTGGAGAATCGTCAAGCAGTGGCACTGAAATGAACAACAAGAACTTCTCCAAGCTGTGCAAAGACTGTGGCATCATGGATGGCAAGACGGTCACCTCCACTGACGTGGACATCGTTTTCAGCAAAGTCAA GGCCAAGAATGCCCGAACCATCACATTCCAACAGTTCCAGGAAGCAATGAAGGAACTGGGCCAGAAGCGATTCAAGGGTAAAAGCCCGGATGAAGCCCTGGAGAACATTTATAAGCTCATGGAGGGCAAGGACCCAGCTACCACTGGTGTTACT AAAGCGACAACAGTGGGCGGGGTGAGCCGGCTGACGGACACCAGCAAGTACACCGGTACCCACAAGGAGCGCTTTGACGAGAGTGGCAAGGGGAAAGGCATCGCGGGACGGGAAGACGTGACTGACAACTCAGGCTACGTGAGTGGCTACAAGGGTGCTGGCACGTATGATAAGAAGGGcagcaactag
- the LOC133255941 gene encoding ribonuclease 7-like, translated as MAPARAGFCPLLLLLLLGLWVAEDAVSARPRNMTPAQWFETQHVQPSPQGCNAAMRKINKFSKHCKDLNTFLHESFSSVATTCQTPNITCKNHENNCHQSQKPVSLTECKLTSRRYPDCKYKEKKQITSYIVACKPPKKGDSGKFKLVPVHLEKVL; from the coding sequence ATGGCTCCAGCCAGAGCAGGATtctgccctctgctgctgctcctgctgttgGGGCTGTGGGTGGCCGAGGACGCAGTCAGTGCCAGGCCCAGGAACATGACCCCAGCTCAGTGGTTTGAAACTCAGCACGTGCAGCCCAGTCCTCAAGGCTGCAACGCTGCGATGCGCAAAATCAACAAGTTCTCCAAACACTGCAAAGACCTCAACACCTTCCTGCATGAGTCCTTCTCCAGTGTGGCCACCACTTGTCAGACTCCCAACATAACCTGCAAGAATCATGAGAATAACTGCCACCAAAGCCAGAAGCCTGTATCCCTGACCGAGTGTAAGCTCACCTCAAGGAGATACCCAGACTGCAAGTACAAGGAGAAGAAACAGATCACTTCTTACATCGTGGCCTGTAAGCCTCCCAAGAAAGGGGACTCTGGGAAATTCAAGCTGGTTCCAGTCCACTTGGAAAAAGTCCTTTAG